Proteins from one Deinococcus actinosclerus genomic window:
- the tsaE gene encoding tRNA (adenosine(37)-N6)-threonylcarbamoyltransferase complex ATPase subunit type 1 TsaE: MSVTPPLPLSPGESRVLRGLREQHALGAALAGALPAGSVLFLEGELGAGKTSLTQGLVGAHGFTEPVTSPTYALMNVYPAPGGQVLHVDAYRVRDVQELFEMDLEELVSGSRVSVIEWGEGLYAEYPDAPILRLEHQPDPETRLVTRLR, translated from the coding sequence ATGAGCGTCACCCCTCCCCTGCCCCTGAGCCCCGGCGAGTCCCGCGTCCTGCGCGGCCTGCGCGAGCAGCACGCGCTCGGTGCGGCGCTGGCCGGGGCGCTCCCGGCCGGGAGCGTGCTGTTCCTGGAAGGCGAGCTGGGCGCCGGGAAGACCAGTCTCACGCAGGGACTGGTGGGCGCGCACGGCTTCACCGAGCCGGTCACGAGCCCCACGTACGCGCTGATGAACGTGTACCCCGCGCCGGGCGGGCAGGTGCTGCACGTGGACGCCTACCGCGTGCGGGACGTGCAGGAACTGTTCGAGATGGACCTGGAGGAACTCGTGAGTGGCAGCCGCGTCAGCGTGATCGAGTGGGGCGAGGGCCTGTACGCCGAGTACCCGGACGCGCCGATCCTGCGCCTGGAACACCAGCCGGACCCGGAGACGCGCCTCGTGACCCGGCTGCGCTGA
- a CDS encoding DinB family protein, with protein sequence MTDLTLLLDAFRRNARVNDTLIAALTPEEFSMTDGHGGWTVERHLRHMAGFRVGWLWNMSRDHAMPLLNPDELDADGDPQWRWANAPATALPEALAAGDAAAITAVEAHRASGEPFADPWGEGTYRSDPAHFLMHTIVHDSHHRGQILSLIRQGGRTPEQMDALDRHWAIWRE encoded by the coding sequence ATGACTGACCTGACCCTGCTGCTCGACGCCTTCCGCCGCAACGCCCGCGTGAACGACACCCTGATCGCCGCCCTGACGCCCGAAGAATTTTCCATGACCGACGGGCATGGCGGGTGGACCGTCGAGCGGCACCTGCGCCACATGGCGGGCTTCCGGGTGGGCTGGCTGTGGAACATGAGCCGCGACCACGCCATGCCCCTGCTGAACCCCGACGAGCTGGACGCCGACGGCGACCCGCAGTGGCGCTGGGCGAACGCCCCGGCCACCGCTCTGCCCGAGGCGCTGGCTGCCGGGGACGCTGCCGCCATCACCGCTGTGGAGGCGCACCGCGCGTCCGGCGAGCCCTTCGCCGACCCGTGGGGCGAGGGCACGTACCGGAGCGACCCGGCGCACTTCCTGATGCACACCATCGTGCACGACAGCCACCACCGCGGGCAGATCCTGAGCCTGATCCGTCAGGGCGGCCGCACGCCCGAGCAGATGGACGCGCTGGACAGGCACTGGGCGATCTGGCGCGAGTAG